GAACGTTGTCATGCAGTTGCTGAAGCTGCTTTACCAGCACTTCTTCGGGATCTTCACGTTGGCGCATATGACTGGCCCCGCAGCCGACCCGCACAGCATCATGCTGGGTGCAGTCTTTGTCGCGCTCTCCCTGGTCTCGAGCATCCTCTACTTCGCAGTGTACGGGGTCACGCACGCTGCCACGACCTCTGCGGTCTCCGCTATCTATCTCGGCGACGTTACCTCCATGAAGATTGCCTTCCGTGCCGTCTCCGCGCGCTGGGCGAGATTCTTCGGTATCTCGCTATGGCAGTTATGGAGCGCCGGCTGGATCTTCACGCTGCTGATCATTCCGCCCATCGTCATCTTTAGCCTGGGAATGCAGAGCAAGATGTGGATCGCTGGAATCATGTTCTTTCTGGCCTCGCTCAGTCTCCTCTACGGCATCATCGCGTACATCCGCAACTCCTTCGGCGTGCCTGCCGCTGTGATGGAGGACCTCAAAGTGCGAGCGGCGATGCGTCGCAGCAAGGTTCTGACCGCCGGAAGCAAAGGCCGGATCTTCCTGCTATTCCTCTTCATTACCGTTCTCTACTTCGTCGTCCTCGCCATCGAGAGCCCGCTCCTGATTCTTCTTGTCCGTGCAAAAGGTGCCCCACAACTGTTGCTGGGACAGGCGCTCGGCCTCGCCGTTGGATTCGTCGCCAGCGCCGTGCTCGGCCCGGTAGGCGCGATTGGACTCTGTCTCTTTTACATCGACCAGCGGGTGCGCAAGGAAGGCTTCGACATCGAGTTCCTGATAGAGCGTTCTGGCCCCGCACCTGCGGTGACCCCCATCTCGATTCCCGTCGAAACAGTTCCGTTCGTAGACCCGGTTGCCGCAGCGGTTGAATCTCCGGAGCATCCCTGACCGCATGCGTCGCCTGCTCTCGCATCGTTTTCGGATCGAAGTGATCTTCGCGCTCTGCCTTGCGGTTTCGGCTGGCATCGCGCAGACATCGTCCGCGCAACAACCCTCTGCGGGCACCCTGGAAGGCTATAAGGCGCACCTGAGTTTGCTGAGCGAACTCGTCTCTGCCTGCAATCAGAACCCCTCTGTGTGCGACCCCGCCAAGGTAGGCGGCAACGACCGCGTTCCGGCACGCGATGGGAAAGCGGCGTTCGAGGTCCATTGGAGCTGGCTGTGGGACTTGATTCTCAAGGCCAAAGACCCGAAGCTCGCGGATCGCGAGAAGCTGCTTCGCGCGGCGGGGGAGCGGCTGCAAGAGCAGATGCGCGAGGCCGGAGTGGAGAAAAGCGCTCCACGGGTCGACTTCAAGAACGCCCGATCCAGCGCCGACAAGGTGCTCGCGGCCTCGGAGTTTCGCCGCGTCACTGGAAACGGTCTCCGCGACAGACTGGTCGCCAAGTTCTTCGACTGGTTCAGCCGCATCTTCGGTGGTGTCTCGACCTTCGCGCGTGGTGCCCCATGGCTCGGGCCGGTGATCATGTATGGATTTCTCCTGCTCGCGTTTGCCGGGCTTGTGGTGTGGATCTTTCGTATCCTGGATCGCCAGCGGCTCGCGGTGCGGATGGAGCCAGGAGCTGCCATCACCCACTCGCAGGAGACCTCAAGAAGCTGGGCAAAGCTGGCCGAAGCTGCCGCAGCCTCGGGCGAGTGGCGCGAGGCGGTACACGCCTTGTACTGGGCCAGCATCTCCGAACTGGAGGCCCGCCGAGTGTGGCGAGCCAACAACGTTCGCACGCCGCGCGAGTACCTGCGCCTCGTCTCTCCGGACGCGCCGCAGTATCGTCCCCTGCGCGCCCTTACGCGTTCGCTGGAGCGCATCTGGTACGGTTTCGCACCGGCGGTCCGCGAGGACTATGACGCCGCTCTTGCGGTCTACGAAGAACTGAGGTCCGCTTGAACGTGGCGACGGCGAACCAGCAGCACTCCGATGTTCGCATCGGCCGGACCGAGAGGCGGTTTGTCCTTATTCTCGCGGGGTCGATGCTGGCGGCGATCCTTCTCGTCAGCTTCTTCGCGCCCTCGGCTGAAGATGACGATCTGACGCCCTCCTCGTATAACAGCGGATCAGCCGGGGTGAAGGCTGCCTATCTGCTCTTGCCGCAGCTTGGATACACGGCCGAGCGATGGACGGACACGACGCAGGCGCTCGCCGATGTCGACGCTCCCCATACCACTCTCGTACTCGCGAATCCGGTCGTTCCGCCCGAAGACGTGAGCGAGGTGAAGAGTGCCATCGAGGAGTTCCTGAATCGCGGCGGCCGGGTCCTCGCCACAGGTGTGCAGGGCGCGTACCTGATTCCTGGCGGCGCCACTGCGGAGCCTGAGCAGATCAATAAAGGTCTCTGCCTCACGACTCCTGAAGGCCAGGGTTTGATGGCTCTCGCTGGCCAGGTGTCGATGGAGGACCCAGTTCGATGGCAGGACGATAACGTCACCACCCGAGTTCAGCAACGATGCGGATCGGACGCGGTCGCGGTGGAGGTACACGTCGGCCTTGGCAAGGCCGTCTGGTGGAGTAGTCCACTGCCCATGACCAATCGGGGCTTGAAAGAAGATGCGAGCCTCAAGTTGCTGCTCGCCAGCATTGGAGCGCCCGGACAGCGCGTTCTCTTCGATGAGTCTTTGCATGCCGGCGAAGCTTCGGTGTGGGACCAGGCGCGTGGCCTGCCCATTCGTTCGCTGGTCGTCCAGTCGGCGCTCGTGGCAGTTCTGCTGGTCCTGAGCTTCGGTCGCAGGAATGGCCCGGTGCGCCCGCTCCTCCAGGCTGTCCGCAGCTCGCCGCTTGAGTTCGCCGAGTCAATGGGCCATCTTTATGCCAAGGCGGGTGCCACCAAGGTTGCGGTCGATGGCGCAAACCGCCGTCTTCTTCGCTATTTGAATGAGCGTTGCGGTCTTCCGCTCGATCTCTTGCGCCGATCGCCGCAGGAGATTGCCGATGCGACGCACACCAGGCTTGGCGGCGATTGGTCGGCGATGGCGGAGCATCTCTCCCAGGCCATGGAAGACCGCGACAAATCCTTGTCGTCGAAGACCGCGCTTGCCCTGGTGAAGGCGCTGGACAGCGACCTCGAATCGCTCAAGAAGAGACTCGAATTCAAGCAAACATGACAAGATGAGAGACAGGAGCGGACTAGGTGAGTGAGTTTCAGCAAGGCGGAGTGAAGGCGGCGGAACAGCTCTTCGAGCAAGGGAGGCAACAGATTGGGCAGGTCATCGCCGGGCAGCATGAGATGGTCGATCAGGCGCTGCTGACACTGCTTTGCGGCGGCCACGCTCTACTCGAAGGCGTGCCTGGGGTAGCTAAGACGCTTGCGGTCAAGACGCTCTCGCGCTTCCTGGGGCTCGACTTCAAGCGCGTCCAGGGAACGCCCGACATGATGCCCGCCGACATCCTGGGTACGTCTGTCTTCTCGCCTAAGACCAACGAGTTCTCTCTTCATAAGGGCCCCGTCTTTACGCAGTTTTTGCTTGCCGACGAGATCAACCGGATGCCTCCGCGAACGCAAGCGGCGCTGCTCGAAAGCATGGAAGAGCGGCAGGTCACGATGGACGGCGAGGCGCATCCGCTGGACGAGTACTTCACCGTCTTTGCGACACAGAACCCGCTGGAGTTCGAAGGAACGTATCCTCTGCCCGAGGCGCAGCTCGACCGGTTCCTGCTGAAGATCCGCGTCCCTTATCCCACCCTTGCCGAGGAGCGCATGGTGCTGGAGCGCCACCATGGCAGCGTCGCGCCAAAAGACCTCGAACTGACGCCAATTGTGGCCGTCGATTCCGCCATGCTTGCGGAGGCGCGTCGCGAGATTCGCGCAGTCCGCGTCGAGCCGGAGCTCTTCGACTACGTCCTGGCGTTGGTCCGCCGGACGCGCGAATGGCCGACTATAACGCTGGGTGCATCGCCACGCGCATCGGCGAGTCTGCTGCTTGTGGCCAAGGCTCTTGCTGCAAAAGAGGGCCGCGACTTTCTTATCCCCGACGACGTAAAAGATGCCGCGCGGCCTGTCCTGCGCCATCGCCTCGTGCTGCGCCCGGAGGCCGAGCTTGAGGGCTTCGACACCGACCGCGTCGTCGCCGACCTTCTCGCCGCTACGCCGGTACCGAAGTAGACCGCGATGCAGACGCTTATTCCGCAGCAGATCTCGGCGACTGGCCGGACGTTCGGCCGCATGGGCCGCGTCGTGGGCTATGGCATCACCGCCCGGGGCCTGTCGCTCCTGCTCGCGGGGCTGCTGTTCTCCGTGCCGGAGTTCTTTCACCCGCACAGGTTGTGGATCATGCTTGCCTGGGATGGAGTGGTTGCGCTGCTGATCCTTGTCGATGCGATGCTTCTCGTCACGCCTGCGAAGATCAACATCATTCGCAGGTTCCTGCACTCGCCGGCGATCGGCCAGCCGGTGGAGATTGAGTATGAGATCAGCCAGCTCTCGAACGGAATTGTAACGATCACAGTTACAGATGATCTGCACCCCGCCCTCATCGAGATGCCCAGACCGGTGACGCTGACCGCCTTTCCTCGCGAAGCGGCCAAGGCGTCGCTTACCGTCTCTCCACGAGAACGCGGCGATGTCGAGCTCGGCAAGATCTATCTGCGCTACAAAGGCGCGCTGGGCCTGGTCGAGCGATGGGCGGTCTGCGACTGCGAGCAAGAGATCCGCATCTTTCCCGCGTCGGAGCAAGGCACCTCCAACACCGAACTCTATCTCATGCGCGCGCGGCAGATAGACCTGCAGAAGCGCCGCCTGCGTCTGCGCGGCATTGGACGCGAGTTCGAGAGCCTGCGTGACTATCAGCGTGGCGATGAGTTGAGAAACATCTCATGGACCGCGACGGCGCGGCGGGCCAAGCTAATTACGCGCCAGTTCACGACCGAGCGCAGCCAGCAGGTTTGGGTTGTCATCGATGCGGGACGACTCTCGCGAACCGCATTTGAGTTGAAGCACGCGGCATCCGATCCCGGCCAGCAAGACCTCATCGTCACGCAGCTCGACCAGGCCGCCACCGCCGCGCTCATGTTGGCGCAGGTCATCGGAAGCTCAGGTGATAAGTTTGCCTTGCTCACCTACGGCCGCGCCATCCAGCAGCAACTTCTGCCGGGAAACGGCGCACCCCATCTGCGCATCATGGTCGACCTGCTCTCGCAGACGAAGAGCGAGCGTTCGGAGGCGAATCACTTGAACGCGGTCTCGCGCCTTAAGAACCTGCAGCGCCGCAGAGGTCTCGTTCTCTGGGTCACGGAGATGGCGGACAGCGTTGGCCGTCCGGAGGTCGTTACGGCGGCCTCCGAGCTCGTCCGTCACCATCTCGTGGTGCTTGTGCTGCTCCAGCATCCGGAACTGGAAGCACTCAGCACACGCGAGCCTGCGAATGCCGAAGAGATGTTTGCATCAACCGCAGC
This Granulicella aggregans DNA region includes the following protein-coding sequences:
- a CDS encoding AAA family ATPase, encoding MSEFQQGGVKAAEQLFEQGRQQIGQVIAGQHEMVDQALLTLLCGGHALLEGVPGVAKTLAVKTLSRFLGLDFKRVQGTPDMMPADILGTSVFSPKTNEFSLHKGPVFTQFLLADEINRMPPRTQAALLESMEERQVTMDGEAHPLDEYFTVFATQNPLEFEGTYPLPEAQLDRFLLKIRVPYPTLAEERMVLERHHGSVAPKDLELTPIVAVDSAMLAEARREIRAVRVEPELFDYVLALVRRTREWPTITLGASPRASASLLLVAKALAAKEGRDFLIPDDVKDAARPVLRHRLVLRPEAELEGFDTDRVVADLLAATPVPK
- a CDS encoding DUF58 domain-containing protein: MQTLIPQQISATGRTFGRMGRVVGYGITARGLSLLLAGLLFSVPEFFHPHRLWIMLAWDGVVALLILVDAMLLVTPAKINIIRRFLHSPAIGQPVEIEYEISQLSNGIVTITVTDDLHPALIEMPRPVTLTAFPREAAKASLTVSPRERGDVELGKIYLRYKGALGLVERWAVCDCEQEIRIFPASEQGTSNTELYLMRARQIDLQKRRLRLRGIGREFESLRDYQRGDELRNISWTATARRAKLITRQFTTERSQQVWVVIDAGRLSRTAFELKHAASDPGQQDLIVTQLDQAATAALMLAQVIGSSGDKFALLTYGRAIQQQLLPGNGAPHLRIMVDLLSQTKSERSEANHLNAVSRLKNLQRRRGLVLWVTEMADSVGRPEVVTAASELVRHHLVVLVLLQHPELEALSTREPANAEEMFASTAAQEILERRRASIVKLRQQGVLVVETTPGEVGAAAITKYLEIKAQGLI
- a CDS encoding DUF4350 domain-containing protein gives rise to the protein MATANQQHSDVRIGRTERRFVLILAGSMLAAILLVSFFAPSAEDDDLTPSSYNSGSAGVKAAYLLLPQLGYTAERWTDTTQALADVDAPHTTLVLANPVVPPEDVSEVKSAIEEFLNRGGRVLATGVQGAYLIPGGATAEPEQINKGLCLTTPEGQGLMALAGQVSMEDPVRWQDDNVTTRVQQRCGSDAVAVEVHVGLGKAVWWSSPLPMTNRGLKEDASLKLLLASIGAPGQRVLFDESLHAGEASVWDQARGLPIRSLVVQSALVAVLLVLSFGRRNGPVRPLLQAVRSSPLEFAESMGHLYAKAGATKVAVDGANRRLLRYLNERCGLPLDLLRRSPQEIADATHTRLGGDWSAMAEHLSQAMEDRDKSLSSKTALALVKALDSDLESLKKRLEFKQT
- a CDS encoding DUF4129 domain-containing protein translates to MRRLLSHRFRIEVIFALCLAVSAGIAQTSSAQQPSAGTLEGYKAHLSLLSELVSACNQNPSVCDPAKVGGNDRVPARDGKAAFEVHWSWLWDLILKAKDPKLADREKLLRAAGERLQEQMREAGVEKSAPRVDFKNARSSADKVLAASEFRRVTGNGLRDRLVAKFFDWFSRIFGGVSTFARGAPWLGPVIMYGFLLLAFAGLVVWIFRILDRQRLAVRMEPGAAITHSQETSRSWAKLAEAAAASGEWREAVHALYWASISELEARRVWRANNVRTPREYLRLVSPDAPQYRPLRALTRSLERIWYGFAPAVREDYDAALAVYEELRSA